ACGCCACAGAACAACAGAGTCACTAATAATGTATTGCCAATGGAAGGAATCTCCCAACTTCAGTGCTCACAGATTAGCAGTATATCCATTAGAAAACTACGACAAATTACCAGTTTTTCTAAAATTTCAAATagcacaacaacaaaaatctGCAATTAAATGTACTAATTGTGGATGACTGATACAAGAAATAGCTATTCATCCAGATCTCCAAATAACAAATTTGCAGTGTAACAAAAGAATGGAGTGGTATATAAAATAGATGGTTTTCCTTACCTTGGAGGTTTAAAGGATGCTCCCACTTGTTTCCACAACTTAGATGAGGTCACCTATCGATAAGTAGAACTGAATCATATATGTGCTGGCAACAAGAAAATGGTGATTCTAAAATAACAAAACTCACAGCAACATATACACAATTTGAGTAATAAGCTTTCTTAGTTTGTTATGATAGTTGTAGCCATTTCCCATATAGGAGTGTTGAAATGGTAAAGGTTAACACATACCGTATCATAGCCTCCCAGTCTCATCACAATTCTATACAGCCTTTGTCACATAAGAAGGGAAAATACATTAGTACAGAGTAAGTATATTATGTATCACAAAATGAGACAGAAGCAGTGACAAACATAAACTTACttaagacaattcacattgtCTCCATAGAACTTAGGAGGTTTAAATTCCATGCTCCTTTCCTTAAAGAAATTTTCAATCGCCTTCATGAAATCCAATTGTTCCTCTTCTGTCCCTGAGTCACTACCTTCATACGTGTGACTGTCATCAGAAAGAAACATGTACTTTGAGTTTGACTTTCCCTTATTCATTGGTGTAGTAACTTCTTTTCCATTCACCTCATCCTTTAACTTTTTCCCATTCTTATCTTCAGCTTTTACATCAGAAAATCCAGCACAAGGTGCAGCTGGTTCATCATCTCTCACAACTAAAGTATCTCCAGCAGCGCCACTACTCGGTCCAGCCTTCTCCTCACAGCCATGATCACTACTTTGAGCCAACTCCCCCGCATCACTCTTTACATATGTAGCGGTCTCAACACCTGGCTTGTCAAACACTTGACGAATCTCACTATCATTCAAAGTATCACCACCCTCCTTAACTAACCCTCCGCCATTGCCATTTTCTTTGACCGAGGGACGAGCAGGTTCTACATTACCTTCATCAACTGCAACCATCTCAATTCCCATCTTTCCAGGTAAAGCCTCTCCATTGATAGTAGGTTTCGCAGTTTCACTAGATTCCACTACATCATCTTCCTCAGCTGCTACCATCTCAATATCCATCTTTTCAGGTACAGATTCTTCCACAGAATGAAAAGAATCTTCCTGCTCAGTATCACTGGCTTTTCTAACACTATCCGAAGCTTTAACTGCTATCTCttctccaccaccaccgcctTTCTCCTTGGTTTCACTCATTTCCTATATACAACATTAGTCACTTTTATTCCTTTTCCATATTacaattaataataaaattaaaaaaaaagatagataGATAGCTGAGAAAAACACACAGATTGAAGCCAACAGCAAACCACATTACTCAGAGCTAAATTTCACCACTCAATTCATCTAAAGGTTTAATCTTTATGGCATAAACTGGAAGCAAATCAGAATTATCGAAATTGGGGACAGAAATTAGGGG
This genomic interval from Argentina anserina chromosome 1, drPotAnse1.1, whole genome shotgun sequence contains the following:
- the LOC126784656 gene encoding AT-rich interactive domain-containing protein 5-like, with product MVRLRSSCHDLKPPIPNQEMSETKEKGGGGGEEIAVKASDSVRKASDTEQEDSFHSVEESVPEKMDIEMVAAEEDDVVESSETAKPTINGEALPGKMGIEMVAVDEGNVEPARPSVKENGNGGGLVKEGGDTLNDSEIRQVFDKPGVETATYVKSDAGELAQSSDHGCEEKAGPSSGAAGDTLVVRDDEPAAPCAGFSDVKAEDKNGKKLKDEVNGKEVTTPMNKGKSNSKYMFLSDDSHTYEGSDSGTEEEQLDFMKAIENFFKERSMEFKPPKFYGDNVNCLKLYRIVMRLGGYDTVTSSKLWKQVGASFKPPRTCTTISYSFRGFYEKALLDYEKHETHGGELSIPIPSQPKPKPMNIDNQAMKVNIPAPGSGRTRRDAAARAMQGWHSQRLLGNGEVSEPIIKDKNTSAMQKQEKQLKTSGSHKRKKPPNGDLVIKASRSKPTNLQLDVEVSDLGPPADWVKVNVRKTKDCFEVYALVPGLLREEVRVQTDPVGRLVISGEPEHPDNPWGVTPFKKAVALPSRIDPHHTSAVVTLHGQLFVRIPFEQLVS